In the Bacillus shivajii genome, one interval contains:
- the ffh gene encoding signal recognition particle protein, with the protein MAFEGLAERLQGTLNKIRGKGKVSEQDVKEMMREVRLALLEADVNFKVVKQFVSRVKERAVGQEVLESLTPGQQVIKVVNEELTELMGGEQSKIAVAQKAPTVVMMVGLQGAGKTTTTGKLANHLRKQHNRNPLMVAADIYRPAAIQQLETLGKQLNMPVFSMGDKVSPVEIAKSALEKAKEDHHDYVLIDTAGRLHVDEELMNELADIKELADPDEILLVVDAMTGQDAVNVAESFNDRLGITGVVLTKLDGDTRGGAALSVKSVTDTPIKFVGMGEKTDALEPFHPDRMASRILGMGDVLSLIEKAQTNVDEQKAKELERKMRTNDLTFDDFLEQLDQVKSMGPLDEILGMMPGANKMKGLKNVQVDDKQLVHIEAIIQSMTKAEKEDPSLLNASRRRRIAKGSGTSVQEVNRLIKQFGDMKKMMKQMSGMQKGKKKGGFKLPFM; encoded by the coding sequence ATGGCATTTGAAGGTTTAGCAGAACGACTGCAAGGAACCTTAAATAAAATCCGAGGAAAAGGTAAGGTCTCGGAACAAGATGTAAAAGAAATGATGCGAGAAGTACGTCTTGCCCTTTTAGAAGCAGACGTAAACTTTAAAGTTGTTAAGCAATTTGTTTCTCGTGTAAAAGAACGCGCAGTTGGTCAAGAAGTGTTAGAAAGTTTAACACCAGGTCAGCAAGTCATTAAAGTCGTTAATGAAGAATTAACTGAACTTATGGGTGGAGAGCAAAGTAAAATTGCTGTTGCCCAAAAAGCACCGACAGTTGTTATGATGGTTGGTCTTCAAGGTGCTGGTAAAACAACGACGACAGGAAAACTTGCAAATCATTTGCGCAAACAACATAACCGAAATCCATTAATGGTTGCAGCTGATATTTACCGACCTGCCGCAATTCAGCAGTTAGAGACACTAGGTAAACAGTTAAATATGCCTGTTTTTTCAATGGGAGATAAAGTGAGCCCAGTTGAAATTGCAAAAAGTGCATTAGAAAAAGCAAAAGAAGATCACCATGATTATGTACTAATCGATACAGCTGGTCGTTTGCATGTTGATGAAGAACTAATGAATGAATTAGCTGACATTAAAGAACTAGCTGATCCAGATGAAATTCTACTCGTAGTTGATGCGATGACAGGTCAAGATGCGGTTAATGTTGCAGAAAGTTTTAATGATCGATTAGGAATTACGGGTGTCGTATTAACGAAGTTAGATGGAGATACTCGTGGTGGTGCGGCATTATCAGTTAAATCTGTAACAGATACGCCGATTAAGTTTGTCGGTATGGGTGAAAAAACGGATGCATTAGAGCCTTTCCACCCGGATCGTATGGCTTCAAGAATCCTCGGTATGGGGGATGTGCTTAGCTTAATTGAAAAAGCACAAACGAACGTTGATGAACAAAAAGCAAAAGAATTAGAGCGCAAAATGCGCACAAATGATTTAACGTTCGATGATTTTCTTGAACAGCTAGATCAAGTAAAAAGCATGGGACCATTAGATGAGATCCTTGGTATGATGCCTGGTGCAAACAAAATGAAGGGCTTAAAGAATGTTCAAGTTGATGATAAACAGCTTGTGCATATTGAAGCGATCATCCAATCAATGACTAAAGCGGAAAAGGAAGATCCGTCTCTTTTAAATGCAAGTCGTCGTCGTAGAATTGCAAAAGGAAGTGGAACCTCTGTTCAAGAGGTGAACAGACTTATAAAGCAGTTCGGAGATATGAAGAAGATGATGAAGCAAATGTCAGGCATGCAAAAAGGGAAGAAAAAAGGTGGCTTTAAGCTACCATTTATGTAA
- a CDS encoding putative DNA-binding protein gives MIDKTVRMNYLYDFYQDLLTDKQNQYMSMYYLDDWSLGEIAEHFEVSRQAVYDNIKRTEALLEEYEEKLKLLHRYEQRKELYDKLKTVIQESGSPEMMIETINKLEKLE, from the coding sequence TTGATAGATAAAACGGTTCGCATGAATTATTTATATGATTTTTATCAAGATCTTTTAACAGACAAGCAAAACCAATACATGTCAATGTACTATTTGGATGACTGGTCGTTAGGGGAGATTGCTGAACACTTTGAAGTGAGTCGTCAAGCAGTATATGATAATATCAAACGGACGGAAGCCTTGTTAGAAGAGTATGAAGAAAAGCTGAAGCTTCTTCATCGTTACGAACAAAGAAAAGAGCTTTATGACAAGCTGAAAACAGTCATTCAAGAGAGTGGAAGTCCCGAAATGATGATCGAGACGATAAATAAGCTCGAGAAACTTGAATAG
- the ftsY gene encoding signal recognition particle-docking protein FtsY: MSFFKKLKEKITHQTDTVTEKFKGGLTKTRESFVGKMNDLVKNYRKVDEEFFEELEDILISADVGVHTVMELIDELKDVARTRNISEAVDIQPVISEKLAELLQESEDETKLNMKENDLTVILFVGVNGVGKTTTIGKMAHKFKQEGKNVLLAAGDTFRAGAIEQLEVWGNRVGVDTIKQQEGSDPAAVMYDAIQSAKSRNADVLLCDTAGRLQNKVNLMKELEKVKKVITREIPDAPHEVLLVLDATTGQNAMSQAKTFGEATDVSGIVLTKLDGTAKGGIVLAIRHELEIPVKFVGLGEGMDDLQEFYAEQYVHGLFSEVLEQAEEAAEDHSSNEISK, encoded by the coding sequence ATGAGCTTTTTTAAAAAATTAAAAGAGAAAATTACACATCAAACAGACACAGTAACAGAAAAGTTTAAAGGCGGTCTAACAAAGACGCGGGAATCGTTTGTCGGTAAAATGAACGATCTCGTAAAAAATTACCGGAAAGTCGACGAGGAGTTCTTTGAAGAGCTAGAAGACATTTTGATTTCAGCGGACGTCGGTGTTCATACCGTTATGGAATTGATCGACGAGCTTAAAGACGTAGCGCGTACAAGGAACATTTCCGAAGCGGTAGACATCCAGCCAGTTATTTCTGAAAAACTAGCAGAACTTCTCCAAGAGTCAGAAGATGAAACAAAGTTAAACATGAAAGAAAACGATTTAACTGTCATTCTTTTCGTTGGAGTAAACGGAGTTGGTAAAACGACAACGATCGGAAAAATGGCACACAAGTTTAAACAAGAAGGAAAGAATGTATTACTTGCTGCAGGTGATACGTTTAGAGCAGGTGCGATCGAACAATTAGAAGTATGGGGAAATCGAGTCGGTGTTGATACAATTAAACAGCAAGAAGGATCAGATCCTGCAGCTGTGATGTACGATGCGATCCAATCGGCAAAATCACGTAATGCAGATGTTCTTTTATGTGATACCGCTGGAAGACTGCAAAACAAAGTAAACTTAATGAAAGAACTTGAAAAAGTGAAAAAAGTGATCACGAGAGAAATTCCAGACGCACCTCATGAAGTGTTACTCGTATTAGATGCAACAACAGGACAAAATGCCATGAGCCAAGCAAAAACGTTCGGGGAAGCAACAGACGTTTCTGGTATCGTATTAACAAAACTAGATGGAACAGCAAAAGGCGGTATTGTTTTAGCGATTCGTCATGAGCTTGAAATTCCGGTCAAATTTGTTGGGCTTGGAGAAGGCATGGATGATTTACAAGAATTTTATGCAGAACAATATGTTCACGGCTTATTCTCTGAAGTGTTAGAGCAAGCAGAGGAAGCGGCAGAAGATCATTCATCTAATGAAATAAGTAAATAA
- the smc gene encoding chromosome segregation protein SMC: protein MFLKRLDLVGFKSFAERLSIDFVQGVTAVVGPNGSGKSNISDSIRWVLGEQSAKNLRGAKMEDIIFSGSDSRPPLNMAEITLVLDNEDQHLTVDYSEVAVTRRVYRSGESEYLINKQPCRLKDIVDLFMDSGLGKESFSIIGQGRVEEILSSKSEERRAIFEEAAGVLKYKHRKIKSEKKLSETQDNLNRVRDILHELEGQVEPLKEQASIAKEFLEKKEELKQFEVGVLVKEIEDLHEKWTKEKEELQSLQNKEGSLQATVKQQEAKVERLRHDIQTMDESINELQDVLLSTSEELEKQEGQKEVWKERKRNFIHNKDQFLQEITQLKEKKTRLEDELNEQEQLVGKSQQKVKETKTQINNKTEQLHLLEQNSEERLEELKSDYIEWLNEQASKKNEMRYIEEQLTKEKEKHERLEKDNVDLVEKREHIREQLIHAKQEWENQKKQLDERVHSYQDMKRELEKIEADYQKKESLLYEAYRHLQQLKSRKEVLEDMQNDYSGFFQGVKEILKERDRQFPGIEGAVAELIEVEKVHQTAIDIALGASQQHVVVGDEATGRKAIQFLKQRRLGRATFLPMNVIKPRFIQPAELQAASETEGFVGVAKDLIKYDSKYENVLSHILGNILIAEDMKSANNIASRTKYRVRIVTLEGDVINPGGAMTGGSIKQKQSQILGRQQELATVTKNLAKIEKDSDYLQKQVATLKQQKEEIENKLRNAQHEGEQLRELEQKHKAKVKEFELSEQTVSERLKLYDLEKNEYEEEQTSKKERLELLQKELITCNEKIQFLNDEMERLSKQQEEAKHSKDAISDELTNLKVNLAKEEEQLLHCEEQFERMKIDYKETSDSLAEKETEYFQLEKEISSQSTDAETLDDAIEDRRKEKDRTIQLISKRRSERLQIQQSQEDIENELKEQRRQLKYTSSQLHETEVKVNRLDVELDNRLNKLEGEYELTFEAAKSDFPLTLELEEAKNKVKLIKMAIEELGAVNVGAIEEYERVKERYDFLMEQKSDLEEAKETLHQVINEMDEEMTKRFKETFDEIQSHFHVIFKELFGGGQADLRLTNPEDLLNTGVDIVAQPPGKKLQHLALLSGGERALTAIALLFSILKTRPVPFCVLDEVEAALDEANVVRFAQFLKDFSHETQFIVVTHRKGTMEEADVLYGVTMQESGVSKLVSVKLEETEELVQMS, encoded by the coding sequence TTGTTTCTTAAACGATTGGACCTCGTTGGGTTTAAATCTTTTGCTGAAAGACTTTCAATCGACTTTGTTCAAGGTGTAACTGCAGTTGTCGGCCCAAACGGGAGTGGGAAGAGTAATATATCAGACTCAATACGTTGGGTATTAGGAGAACAATCAGCAAAGAACTTACGAGGGGCAAAAATGGAAGATATCATATTCTCTGGAAGTGATAGTCGACCACCATTAAATATGGCTGAAATCACCCTCGTTTTAGATAATGAAGATCAACATCTTACAGTTGACTATAGTGAAGTTGCTGTAACAAGACGTGTCTATCGATCTGGAGAGAGTGAATATTTAATTAATAAACAACCTTGCCGCCTAAAAGATATCGTCGACTTGTTTATGGATTCAGGACTTGGGAAAGAATCTTTTTCGATTATTGGACAAGGGCGCGTAGAAGAAATTTTAAGCAGTAAATCAGAAGAGCGCCGAGCGATCTTTGAAGAGGCAGCAGGCGTATTAAAATATAAACACCGTAAAATCAAGTCAGAAAAGAAACTTTCTGAAACACAAGATAATTTAAACCGTGTTCGTGACATTCTCCATGAACTAGAAGGGCAAGTCGAGCCTTTAAAAGAACAAGCTTCGATTGCCAAAGAGTTCCTAGAGAAAAAGGAGGAACTAAAACAATTTGAAGTCGGTGTACTTGTAAAAGAAATCGAAGACTTGCATGAAAAGTGGACGAAGGAAAAGGAAGAGCTTCAGTCTTTACAAAATAAAGAAGGTTCACTACAAGCAACAGTGAAACAGCAAGAAGCGAAAGTTGAACGTCTTCGACATGATATTCAAACGATGGATGAATCCATTAATGAACTTCAAGATGTTTTATTATCGACAAGTGAAGAGCTCGAAAAGCAAGAGGGACAAAAAGAAGTTTGGAAAGAACGTAAAAGAAACTTTATTCATAATAAAGACCAATTTCTTCAAGAGATTACACAGCTGAAAGAGAAGAAAACAAGGCTGGAAGATGAATTAAATGAACAAGAGCAACTCGTTGGAAAATCTCAACAAAAAGTGAAAGAAACAAAAACGCAAATTAATAACAAAACGGAACAACTTCATCTCTTAGAGCAAAATAGCGAAGAAAGACTAGAAGAGCTAAAGTCAGACTACATAGAGTGGTTAAATGAACAAGCCTCTAAGAAAAATGAGATGAGATACATCGAAGAACAGCTCACTAAAGAAAAAGAGAAGCATGAACGTCTAGAAAAAGACAATGTTGATCTCGTTGAAAAAAGAGAGCATATACGGGAGCAGTTAATTCATGCAAAACAAGAGTGGGAAAATCAGAAAAAACAGCTTGATGAAAGAGTTCACTCATATCAAGACATGAAACGTGAATTGGAAAAAATTGAAGCTGATTATCAAAAGAAAGAGTCATTGTTATATGAAGCATATCGCCACCTTCAACAGCTAAAATCTCGTAAAGAAGTATTAGAAGATATGCAAAATGATTACTCTGGATTTTTTCAAGGTGTTAAAGAAATCTTAAAAGAACGAGATCGACAATTTCCTGGAATTGAAGGGGCTGTAGCTGAGTTAATTGAAGTCGAAAAGGTCCATCAAACAGCGATTGATATTGCACTTGGTGCTTCGCAACAACATGTTGTCGTAGGTGATGAAGCAACAGGCAGGAAAGCGATCCAATTTTTAAAACAACGCCGTTTAGGGAGAGCGACGTTTTTACCAATGAACGTCATCAAGCCACGTTTTATTCAACCGGCGGAATTACAAGCCGCAAGTGAAACAGAAGGCTTTGTAGGGGTTGCAAAGGACCTTATTAAATATGACTCGAAATATGAAAACGTTCTGTCCCATATTTTAGGGAACATCCTTATCGCTGAAGATATGAAGAGCGCAAATAACATTGCCAGTCGAACGAAATATCGGGTTCGGATCGTTACTCTAGAAGGGGATGTCATTAATCCAGGTGGTGCGATGACAGGTGGAAGTATTAAACAGAAGCAAAGCCAAATATTGGGACGCCAACAAGAATTAGCGACAGTAACGAAAAACCTTGCAAAGATCGAGAAAGATTCGGATTATCTACAAAAACAAGTGGCAACGTTGAAGCAACAAAAAGAAGAGATAGAAAACAAATTGAGAAATGCTCAACATGAAGGGGAGCAATTAAGAGAACTTGAGCAAAAACATAAAGCAAAAGTGAAAGAATTTGAGCTGTCTGAACAAACAGTTAGTGAACGTTTGAAGTTGTATGATTTAGAAAAGAATGAGTATGAAGAGGAACAAACGAGTAAGAAAGAACGACTTGAATTATTACAAAAAGAATTAATTACATGCAATGAAAAAATCCAGTTTTTAAATGATGAAATGGAGCGTTTATCAAAACAACAAGAAGAAGCGAAGCATTCAAAAGATGCGATCAGTGATGAATTAACAAACCTAAAAGTGAATCTTGCTAAAGAAGAAGAACAACTCCTGCATTGTGAAGAACAATTTGAAAGAATGAAAATTGATTATAAAGAAACTTCCGATTCACTTGCTGAAAAAGAAACAGAATATTTTCAGCTAGAAAAGGAAATCTCATCTCAAAGTACAGATGCTGAAACCTTGGATGATGCGATTGAAGACCGAAGAAAAGAAAAAGACCGTACCATTCAATTAATATCGAAAAGGCGCTCTGAAAGACTGCAAATTCAACAAAGTCAAGAAGACATAGAAAATGAGTTGAAAGAACAAAGACGCCAATTAAAATATACGTCAAGCCAACTTCATGAAACAGAAGTGAAAGTAAACCGTTTAGATGTCGAGCTTGATAACCGATTAAATAAGCTTGAAGGTGAGTATGAACTGACATTTGAAGCCGCAAAAAGTGACTTTCCATTAACGCTTGAATTAGAAGAGGCGAAAAACAAAGTCAAGCTCATTAAAATGGCCATTGAAGAATTAGGTGCTGTCAATGTTGGAGCTATTGAAGAGTATGAACGGGTAAAAGAACGTTATGATTTCTTGATGGAACAAAAGAGTGATTTAGAAGAAGCAAAAGAAACACTTCATCAAGTCATCAATGAAATGGATGAGGAAATGACGAAACGTTTTAAAGAAACGTTTGATGAAATTCAGTCACATTTCCATGTCATCTTTAAAGAGTTATTTGGGGGCGGACAGGCCGATTTGAGGCTAACAAACCCAGAGGACTTGTTGAATACTGGTGTAGATATCGTGGCCCAACCCCCTGGGAAAAAGCTGCAACACTTAGCTTTATTATCCGGTGGTGAACGAGCCCTTACTGCGATCGCACTTTTGTTTTCGATTTTAAAAACTCGTCCTGTACCATTTTGTGTGTTAGACGAAGTAGAAGCTGCACTAGATGAGGCAAACGTTGTCCGATTTGCCCAATTCTTAAAAGATTTTAGTCATGAAACGCAATTTATTGTCGTTACTCACCGAAAAGGAACAATGGAAGAAGCAGATGTCTTATATGGTGTTACGATGCAGGAATCAGGTGTTTCCAAACTCGTTTCCGTAAAACTAGAAGAAACTGAAGAACTCGTACAAATGAGTTAA
- a CDS encoding DUF1128 domain-containing protein, with protein MEKSRENMTQMIEEILTQLKVVNAGAIKPEDYSLDRFEDVEEIHAMVMKKPSVSVSEMDAIVTELGSLRDK; from the coding sequence ATGGAAAAAAGTAGAGAAAATATGACTCAAATGATTGAAGAAATTCTAACGCAACTGAAGGTCGTAAACGCTGGAGCAATTAAACCAGAGGATTATTCATTAGATCGTTTTGAAGATGTCGAAGAAATTCATGCGATGGTGATGAAAAAGCCAAGCGTTAGTGTAAGTGAGATGGATGCGATCGTGACTGAACTAGGTTCGTTAAGAGATAAGTAA
- a CDS encoding NUDIX hydrolase, with product MRNRGSAIVIEKNKVALIRRKRVGQVYYVFPGGGVEKGETPEQATIREAYEELGIHVQVRECFSKVKFHGTQYFFLTEVVGGNFGFGVGEEYTDPERKRGTYEPVWFEIAKLTAIDVRPREVAVKIYQLYS from the coding sequence ATGCGAAATAGAGGTTCAGCAATCGTTATAGAAAAAAACAAAGTAGCTCTCATAAGAAGGAAAAGAGTAGGGCAAGTTTACTATGTTTTTCCTGGTGGTGGGGTTGAAAAAGGAGAAACGCCAGAGCAGGCTACAATAAGAGAAGCATATGAAGAGTTAGGGATTCACGTTCAAGTGAGAGAATGCTTTTCGAAGGTTAAATTCCACGGGACACAATACTTTTTTCTTACAGAAGTTGTTGGAGGGAATTTTGGTTTTGGAGTAGGTGAAGAATATACCGATCCTGAACGAAAACGAGGAACTTATGAGCCGGTGTGGTTCGAAATAGCTAAGCTCACTGCAATAGATGTGCGCCCCAGGGAAGTGGCTGTGAAAATATATCAATTATATTCATGA
- a CDS encoding DinB family protein, giving the protein MIDYRIIQKENYTGKIGELVSMLEHTRAITLSEIEGLKQVDLDYLQDGSANSIGALLLHIGAIEFVHQIISFEKRDLTLREYEKWRTALELGDQAREVINKNTLEFYLDILFQVRENTLTVLKSKSDDWLYEENKWDNGVPYNNYYLWFHVIEDEINHRGQIRSIKRLINNNE; this is encoded by the coding sequence ATGATCGATTATCGGATTATACAAAAGGAAAATTATACGGGGAAAATTGGTGAACTTGTATCAATGCTTGAACATACGAGAGCGATTACTTTGAGTGAAATAGAAGGTCTAAAACAGGTTGATTTAGATTATTTACAGGATGGAAGTGCTAATTCCATAGGTGCTCTTTTATTACATATTGGAGCGATAGAATTTGTTCATCAAATCATTTCGTTCGAAAAAAGAGATTTAACATTGCGGGAATATGAAAAGTGGAGAACTGCTTTAGAGCTTGGTGATCAAGCAAGGGAAGTCATTAATAAAAATACGTTAGAATTTTACTTAGATATATTATTTCAAGTAAGAGAAAACACATTAACAGTGCTTAAATCGAAGTCAGACGACTGGTTGTACGAAGAAAATAAATGGGACAATGGTGTTCCATATAATAATTACTATCTTTGGTTTCATGTCATCGAAGACGAAATAAACCATCGAGGTCAAATTAGATCAATAAAGCGATTAATCAATAATAATGAATAG
- a CDS encoding cupin domain-containing protein has translation MYYYPNNMYSYPYYSNHSQMYPRNDMYRNQQENNRQEYKAILDGIKKEASALDLYQRLAQVSPDEENRNDLLHAIENKKLNLHQFTNLYFSLTGTQPVYQIDQISFDSYRDGLKKAHEAVLKACEEYRKHGLSSQNPAIQNVFFYASSGETENATRFEILNNQAVQDAGPNPYVVNIEEATKQNNTFRSALWTGEYLQLTLMSIEPGDDIGLEIHPDHDQFIRIEQGQGLVQMGDSRDNLTFEESAYDDYAIFVPAGKWHNLTNTGNTPLKLYSIYAPPEHPFGTVHETKEIAMAAEGHDH, from the coding sequence ATGTATTATTATCCAAACAACATGTATTCATATCCTTATTATTCGAATCACTCCCAAATGTATCCCCGAAACGACATGTATCGAAATCAACAAGAAAACAATCGTCAAGAATATAAAGCAATACTTGACGGTATTAAGAAAGAGGCTTCGGCGCTCGATTTATATCAGCGTTTGGCACAAGTTTCCCCTGATGAAGAGAACAGAAATGACCTTCTCCATGCGATTGAAAACAAAAAGCTCAATTTACATCAATTTACGAATCTTTATTTCTCACTTACTGGAACTCAACCGGTGTATCAAATTGACCAAATAAGCTTTGATAGTTACCGAGATGGGTTAAAAAAAGCACATGAAGCTGTCTTGAAAGCATGTGAAGAATACCGAAAACATGGATTGTCGTCACAGAATCCAGCGATTCAAAATGTATTCTTTTATGCTTCGTCAGGAGAAACTGAAAATGCAACGCGTTTTGAAATCTTAAACAATCAAGCGGTACAAGATGCTGGACCAAACCCGTATGTCGTAAATATCGAGGAAGCGACAAAACAAAATAATACGTTTCGGTCGGCGTTATGGACAGGAGAGTATTTGCAATTAACGTTAATGAGTATTGAACCTGGCGATGACATCGGTTTAGAAATTCACCCAGACCACGATCAATTTATCCGAATTGAACAAGGCCAAGGACTTGTTCAAATGGGGGATAGCCGAGATAATTTAACGTTTGAAGAAAGTGCGTATGATGACTATGCAATTTTTGTACCTGCTGGAAAATGGCACAACTTAACAAACACAGGGAATACCCCTCTTAAGCTTTATTCTATTTATGCGCCGCCTGAGCATCCTTTTGGCACGGTTCATGAAACGAAAGAAATTGCGATGGCAGCAGAAGGTCACGACCACTAA
- the rnc gene encoding ribonuclease III, producing the protein MQQSRKIRRRGIKHQAKKMQMTNAKKNKYRQFLKSINIDYNNEDLFIQSFTHSSYVNEHRIRPHDDNERLEFLGDAVLELAISQYLFKYFENMSEGEMTKLRAAIVCEPSLARIADELNFGEYVLLGKGEEMTGGRKRPALLADVFESFVGAVYLDLGMDAVYNFLDEYVYPKIQEGAFSHMMDFKSQLQELIQREAQGHIQYKIVQEKGPAHCREFVSEVWLEDTQLGVGTGRSKKEAEQQAAQKALEKLNS; encoded by the coding sequence ATGCAACAATCACGAAAGATTCGAAGAAGGGGAATAAAGCATCAAGCGAAGAAAATGCAAATGACAAATGCAAAAAAAAATAAGTATCGTCAATTTTTAAAATCAATTAACATTGACTATAACAATGAAGATTTGTTTATCCAGTCATTTACCCATTCTTCTTACGTTAACGAACATCGAATACGACCACATGACGATAACGAAAGATTAGAATTTCTAGGCGATGCGGTTTTGGAATTGGCCATCTCACAATACCTTTTCAAATACTTTGAAAACATGAGCGAAGGCGAGATGACCAAACTCAGAGCTGCCATCGTATGCGAGCCATCATTGGCAAGAATCGCAGATGAATTAAACTTTGGTGAATATGTATTACTTGGAAAAGGTGAAGAAATGACAGGTGGTCGAAAACGACCAGCATTACTAGCTGACGTTTTCGAATCATTCGTTGGAGCAGTATATTTAGACCTTGGAATGGACGCTGTATACAACTTTTTAGATGAATATGTCTACCCTAAAATCCAAGAAGGAGCATTCTCGCACATGATGGACTTCAAGAGTCAACTACAAGAACTCATTCAACGAGAAGCTCAGGGACATATCCAATATAAAATCGTTCAAGAAAAAGGCCCGGCCCATTGCCGCGAATTCGTCTCCGAAGTCTGGCTTGAAGATACACAATTAGGAGTCGGTACAGGTAGATCGAAGAAAGAAGCCGAGCAACAAGCCGCCCAAAAAGCATTAGAAAAACTCAACTCATAA
- the acpP gene encoding acyl carrier protein, with protein sequence MAATLDRIAKIVSERLGVDESEVKPEATFKDDLGADSLDVVELVMELEDEFDLEISDEDAEKISTVGDVINYIDNHQ encoded by the coding sequence ATGGCAGCAACGTTAGATCGTATTGCAAAAATCGTATCCGAACGTCTTGGCGTAGACGAATCAGAAGTAAAACCTGAAGCTACGTTTAAAGATGACTTAGGAGCAGACTCCTTGGATGTAGTTGAACTTGTTATGGAACTTGAAGATGAGTTTGACTTAGAAATTTCCGACGAAGATGCAGAAAAAATCTCTACTGTAGGTGATGTAATTAATTACATAGACAATCACCAATAG
- the fabG gene encoding 3-oxoacyl-[acyl-carrier-protein] reductase encodes MKGQNALVTGGSRGIGRAISLELAKQGVNVAINYAGSKDKAEAVAEECRSHGVNAMALQGNVADSEAVQNMVKTVVDEFGSIDILVNNAGITRDTLVMRMKEEDFDAVIETNLKGVFNCSKAVTRPMMKQRYGRIINISSVVGVLGNAGQANYVASKAGVIGLTKSLARELANRNIRVNSIAPGFIETDMTDELPENVKEEMLKQIPLGKLGSPEQVASVVTFLASDASGYMTGQTLHVDGGMVM; translated from the coding sequence TTGAAAGGACAAAACGCATTAGTAACAGGAGGATCTAGAGGAATTGGACGAGCAATTTCACTAGAGTTAGCAAAACAAGGTGTAAATGTCGCAATTAACTATGCAGGTAGCAAAGATAAAGCAGAAGCAGTTGCAGAAGAATGTCGGTCACATGGTGTGAATGCGATGGCGTTACAAGGAAATGTTGCCGATTCTGAAGCTGTACAAAACATGGTTAAAACTGTTGTCGATGAATTTGGATCGATTGATATTCTAGTAAACAACGCTGGAATTACAAGAGATACACTTGTCATGCGAATGAAAGAAGAAGACTTCGATGCAGTCATTGAAACGAACTTAAAAGGCGTATTCAACTGCTCAAAAGCGGTTACTCGTCCAATGATGAAACAGCGCTATGGAAGAATTATTAACATTTCCTCTGTAGTGGGCGTTTTAGGTAATGCCGGACAAGCTAACTACGTAGCTAGTAAAGCAGGTGTCATCGGTTTAACAAAATCATTAGCTCGTGAATTAGCAAACCGAAACATAAGAGTTAATTCAATCGCACCAGGCTTTATCGAAACTGATATGACTGATGAGCTTCCTGAAAATGTGAAAGAAGAAATGCTAAAACAAATTCCATTAGGTAAATTAGGTTCACCAGAACAAGTAGCATCAGTCGTCACATTCCTAGCTAGTGACGCATCTGGCTATATGACTGGACAAACACTACATGTTGACGGTGGGATGGTCATGTAA